One stretch of Flavobacterium sp. 9 DNA includes these proteins:
- a CDS encoding Dps family protein, protein MKTNILGLPVKESELLVKELNVLLSNFQVYYQNLRGIHWNIRGKRFFDLHVKFEELYTDAQLKIDMIAERVLTIGGTPLHTFEDYIKNNKLAVGKNISNDEKAVQLIVHSLTDLLKIEREILKQSDEINDEGTNSMMSDFIAEQEKTIWMMNAWLEEEL, encoded by the coding sequence ATGAAAACAAATATTTTAGGATTACCTGTAAAAGAGTCTGAATTGTTGGTAAAAGAACTAAATGTATTATTGTCAAACTTTCAGGTTTACTATCAAAATTTAAGAGGAATACATTGGAATATTCGTGGGAAACGTTTTTTTGATTTACATGTAAAATTTGAAGAATTGTACACGGATGCACAATTAAAAATAGATATGATTGCCGAGAGAGTTTTGACAATAGGCGGAACTCCTTTACATACTTTTGAAGATTATATTAAAAACAACAAATTAGCAGTTGGAAAGAATATCTCAAACGACGAAAAAGCAGTTCAGTTAATTGTTCATTCTTTGACTGATTTATTAAAAATCGAAAGAGAAATTCTAAAACAATCAGACGAAATCAACGACGAAGGAACAAATTCTATGATGAGCGACTTCATTGCAGAGCAGGAAAAAACGATCTGGATGATGAACGCTTGGTTAGAAGAAGAGTTGTAA
- a CDS encoding LysR substrate-binding domain-containing protein: MTITQLQYVLAVAEHKNFTLAAEKCFVTQPTLSMQIQKIEEELNILIFDRSKKPIQLTDIGQKIVNQAKNIVNEADRIKDIVEQQKGFIGGEFRLGIIPTIMPTLLPMFLNNFIKKYPKVKLLIEELNTDEIIVKLKNGHLDAAIAATPLEDEKIKEIVLYFEPFVAYIPEHHASFYKEEIEVSDLNLNEILLLQDGHCFRDGILNLCKNGSDIDQTNFQIQSGSFETLIKLADEGLGTTLLPYLHTLDLKESDKLKLRNFKEPKPAREVSLIYPKSELKMQIIDALRSTIAGVVKGAIVFQNVQIISPLQKK, translated from the coding sequence ATGACTATAACTCAATTACAATATGTCTTAGCCGTTGCCGAACATAAAAACTTCACGCTTGCTGCTGAAAAATGTTTTGTTACACAGCCTACTTTAAGTATGCAAATTCAAAAAATTGAAGAAGAACTCAATATTTTGATCTTCGACAGAAGTAAAAAACCTATTCAGCTTACTGATATTGGTCAGAAAATTGTTAATCAGGCAAAAAACATTGTCAATGAAGCAGACAGAATCAAAGATATTGTAGAACAACAAAAAGGTTTTATTGGAGGCGAATTTCGTTTAGGAATTATTCCAACGATTATGCCAACGCTTTTACCAATGTTTTTAAATAATTTCATTAAAAAATATCCGAAAGTAAAACTCTTAATCGAAGAGTTGAATACGGACGAAATTATTGTGAAGCTAAAAAATGGTCATCTTGATGCTGCAATTGCTGCAACGCCTCTTGAAGACGAAAAAATAAAGGAAATCGTTTTGTATTTTGAGCCTTTCGTAGCTTATATTCCGGAACATCATGCAAGTTTTTATAAGGAAGAAATTGAAGTTTCTGATCTAAACCTCAACGAAATTTTGCTTTTGCAAGACGGACATTGCTTTAGAGACGGAATTTTGAATTTATGCAAAAACGGTTCTGATATCGATCAGACTAATTTTCAGATTCAAAGTGGAAGCTTTGAAACCCTTATAAAATTAGCCGACGAAGGTTTGGGTACAACGTTACTTCCGTACTTGCACACCTTAGACTTAAAAGAGTCCGATAAACTGAAACTGCGTAACTTTAAGGAACCAAAACCTGCTCGTGAGGTAAGTTTAATTTACCCTAAGAGCGAATTAAAAATGCAAATCATTGACGCATTACGATCTACAATCGCCGGAGTTGTAAAAGGAGCAATTGTTTTTCAGAACGTTCAAATCATTAGTCCGCTACAAAAGAAATAA
- the mnmD gene encoding tRNA (5-methylaminomethyl-2-thiouridine)(34)-methyltransferase MnmD: protein MEREIIKTLDGSTTIHLKEWDECYHSKHGAIQEAKHVFIKNGLSLFENNPVSILEIGFGTGLNAFITFLESNAKQQKIDYVGVEAYPVDANEVLAMNYVTELDALEFENVFEKMHKCEWNEKTEISTDFSLTKRKQFFHEIDDFEIFDLIYFDAFGYRVQPELWSTEIFQKMYNSLKPNGVLVTYAARGVVKRSMIEVGFTVEKLAGPPGKREMFRAFKKV, encoded by the coding sequence GTGGAAAGAGAGATAATTAAAACGCTGGATGGGTCAACAACAATTCATTTGAAGGAATGGGATGAATGTTATCATTCTAAGCACGGAGCAATTCAGGAAGCAAAACATGTATTTATAAAAAACGGACTTTCATTGTTTGAAAATAATCCAGTTAGTATTCTTGAAATTGGTTTTGGAACAGGTTTGAATGCTTTTATAACTTTTTTGGAGTCTAATGCAAAACAACAGAAAATCGATTATGTTGGAGTAGAAGCGTATCCGGTTGATGCGAATGAAGTTTTGGCAATGAATTATGTTACGGAACTTGACGCATTGGAATTTGAGAACGTTTTTGAAAAAATGCATAAATGCGAATGGAACGAGAAAACCGAAATTAGCACTGATTTTTCGTTAACCAAAAGGAAACAATTTTTTCATGAAATAGACGATTTTGAAATTTTTGATTTGATTTACTTTGATGCCTTCGGATATCGCGTGCAACCGGAGTTGTGGAGTACTGAAATTTTTCAAAAAATGTACAATAGTTTAAAACCAAATGGCGTTTTGGTAACATATGCCGCTCGCGGAGTTGTTAAAAGAAGCATGATTGAAGTTGGATTTACTGTCGAAAAATTAGCAGGGCCTCCGGGGAAACGAGAGATGTTTCGAGCGTTTAAAAAGGTTTAA
- a CDS encoding branched-chain amino acid aminotransferase, which yields MSTTQASKIEIRKATSSKISEVDFENLSFGAVFTDHLFECDFKNGEWQNPVIKPYAPILMDPSSKVFHYGQAIFEGMKAYKDDNNDVWLFRPDENFKRFNNSAVRMAMPEVPESVFMDGLNELLKIDQEWIQRGNGASMYIRPFMIATGAGVIANPSDEYKFMILLSPAKSYYSGEVKVIIAEHYSRAANGGIGAAKAAGNYAAQFYPTNLANKDGFQQVIWTDDATHTKLEEAGTMNVFFRINDTLLTAPTSERILDGITRKSLIEMAEKEGLKVEVRPVIVSELVEAAKNGSLKEIFGAGTAAVISVIKGFSYQDVYYEMAPIENTYGALLKEKLTSLQNKLSEDTFGWTVKVQ from the coding sequence ATGAGTACAACTCAAGCAAGCAAAATTGAAATCAGAAAAGCGACTTCGTCAAAAATAAGCGAAGTAGACTTTGAAAACTTAAGCTTTGGTGCTGTTTTTACAGACCATTTATTCGAATGTGATTTTAAAAATGGAGAGTGGCAAAATCCTGTCATTAAGCCTTATGCTCCAATTTTAATGGATCCTTCTTCAAAAGTCTTTCATTACGGGCAAGCTATTTTTGAGGGAATGAAAGCTTATAAGGATGATAATAATGATGTTTGGTTGTTTAGACCAGATGAAAACTTCAAACGTTTTAACAATTCTGCAGTTCGTATGGCAATGCCAGAAGTTCCGGAAAGTGTTTTTATGGATGGTTTGAACGAATTATTAAAAATTGATCAGGAATGGATTCAAAGAGGAAACGGAGCGAGTATGTATATCCGTCCTTTTATGATTGCAACCGGAGCGGGAGTTATCGCAAATCCTTCTGACGAATATAAATTCATGATTTTACTTTCTCCTGCAAAATCTTATTATTCAGGTGAGGTAAAAGTTATTATTGCTGAACATTATAGTAGAGCTGCAAATGGTGGAATTGGTGCTGCAAAAGCTGCCGGAAACTATGCTGCACAGTTTTACCCAACTAATTTAGCAAACAAAGATGGTTTCCAACAAGTAATCTGGACAGATGATGCAACGCATACGAAACTGGAAGAAGCTGGAACTATGAATGTTTTCTTTAGAATTAACGATACTTTATTGACTGCTCCAACAAGCGAAAGAATTTTGGATGGTATTACCAGAAAAAGTTTGATTGAAATGGCAGAAAAAGAAGGTCTTAAAGTTGAAGTTCGCCCAGTTATTGTTTCAGAATTAGTAGAAGCTGCTAAAAACGGATCTTTAAAAGAAATCTTTGGCGCAGGAACTGCTGCAGTTATCAGCGTAATCAAAGGATTCTCTTATCAGGATGTTTATTATGAAATGGCTCCAATTGAGAATACTTATGGTGCTCTTTTAAAAGAAAAATTAACTAGTCTTCAAAACAAACTTTCTGAAGATACTTTTGGATGGACAGTAAAAGTTCAATAA
- a CDS encoding nucleoside triphosphate pyrophosphohydrolase family protein has product MRKQLDAVTEFHTAFKIGHSQSPIADLGESKKLLRYNLMKEENEEYLEAVQNNDLVEIADALGDMMYILCGTIIEHGLQDKIEAVFDEIQRSNMSKLGEDGQPIYREDGKVMKGPNYFKPDFSKLL; this is encoded by the coding sequence ATGAGGAAACAACTTGATGCAGTAACTGAATTTCATACTGCTTTTAAAATAGGTCATAGTCAATCTCCAATTGCTGATTTGGGAGAATCTAAAAAACTGCTTCGTTATAATTTAATGAAAGAAGAAAACGAAGAGTATCTTGAAGCAGTTCAAAATAATGATTTAGTTGAAATTGCTGATGCGCTGGGAGATATGATGTATATTTTGTGCGGAACAATTATTGAACATGGTTTACAAGATAAAATAGAAGCTGTTTTTGACGAGATTCAGCGTAGTAATATGAGTAAACTTGGCGAAGACGGACAACCAATTTATAGAGAAGACGGAAAAGTAATGAAAGGTCCGAATTATTTTAAACCTGATTTTTCGAAATTATTGTAA
- a CDS encoding SRPBCC family protein — translation MKILKYLFLLLLLSLVALTVFVATQKGIFSVERSKVINSPKATVYNYVNDFRNYEDFESWSVEDPSIKMTFPNKTSGNGASFYFASPDGAGNVITLKTKDGESIQQKMKYDGTEADVNWTFKDTLAGKTKVTWKGTGTMSFLFKIYTALNGGSDKVIGTIYEKSLANIDKNLDFETKTYAIKVNGVVKKTETPYIKQTFTSEISKVNKNARVVIPKLIEFSKNNGLATNGKPFIIYHTYDTTTGLAKISICLPTSREITTTSGSDILGGKLNGFEAVKTTLTGDYSHTNEAIAKTTAYINNEKIFPDLSWSHLEILTISKLDVKSHSKLMTEIYFPTKPKVVPVAKVPVYKPQTTEPAKPKPAATPAAKTPEEESEF, via the coding sequence ATGAAGATTCTAAAATATTTATTTCTTTTATTATTACTAAGCTTAGTTGCTCTCACTGTTTTTGTCGCTACCCAAAAAGGGATTTTTTCTGTAGAAAGAAGTAAGGTGATTAATTCGCCAAAAGCGACTGTGTACAACTATGTAAATGATTTTAGAAATTATGAAGATTTTGAGTCTTGGTCTGTAGAAGATCCTTCGATAAAAATGACCTTTCCAAATAAAACATCCGGAAATGGAGCTTCATTTTATTTTGCAAGTCCAGATGGTGCCGGAAATGTAATTACGCTTAAAACTAAAGACGGTGAAAGTATTCAGCAAAAAATGAAATACGACGGAACTGAAGCTGATGTAAACTGGACTTTTAAAGATACTCTTGCCGGAAAAACAAAAGTTACCTGGAAAGGAACGGGAACAATGAGCTTTCTTTTCAAAATTTATACTGCTTTAAACGGAGGTTCTGATAAAGTTATTGGAACGATTTACGAAAAAAGCCTTGCAAACATTGACAAAAACTTAGATTTCGAAACAAAAACTTATGCTATAAAAGTAAATGGTGTTGTTAAGAAAACTGAAACTCCTTATATAAAACAAACTTTTACAAGTGAAATTTCGAAAGTAAATAAAAATGCCCGCGTTGTAATTCCTAAACTTATTGAGTTCAGTAAAAATAACGGTTTAGCAACAAACGGAAAACCTTTTATCATTTACCATACTTATGATACAACAACCGGATTGGCAAAAATCTCAATTTGTTTACCAACAAGCAGAGAAATTACAACAACTTCAGGAAGTGATATTTTAGGTGGAAAATTAAATGGTTTTGAAGCTGTAAAAACAACTTTAACGGGAGACTATTCACATACAAATGAAGCAATTGCAAAAACAACTGCTTATATCAATAACGAAAAAATCTTCCCGGATTTATCTTGGTCACATCTTGAAATTTTAACGATCAGTAAATTAGACGTAAAAAGTCATTCTAAGTTAATGACCGAAATTTATTTCCCAACAAAACCAAAAGTAGTTCCTGTTGCAAAAGTTCCGGTTTACAAACCACAAACAACAGAACCTGCAAAACCAAAACCTGCAGCAACTCCAGCCGCAAAAACTCCAGAAGAAGAATCTGAATTTTAA
- a CDS encoding RNA polymerase sigma factor, which yields MIDEKEFIQQLLDPKTQNIAFQKLLSEYQKPLYSHIRNIVLNHDDTDDVLQNTFVKVYQYLKNFKGESKLFSWMYRIATNEALTFLNQKAKLNGITSEALQNKTIDNLKADVYFDGDEIQIKLQKAIITLPEKQQLVFKMKYFEELKYDEIAEILGTSVGALKASYHHAVKKIEIYVTSN from the coding sequence TTGATAGACGAAAAGGAATTCATACAACAGTTACTTGATCCTAAAACGCAAAATATTGCGTTTCAAAAACTCTTGTCTGAATATCAAAAACCTTTGTATTCTCATATTCGAAACATTGTTTTGAATCATGATGATACTGATGATGTGTTGCAGAATACATTTGTAAAAGTGTATCAATATCTAAAAAACTTTAAAGGAGAAAGCAAACTTTTTTCCTGGATGTATCGAATTGCCACTAATGAAGCTTTGACTTTTTTGAATCAAAAGGCAAAACTAAATGGCATAACATCTGAAGCGCTACAAAATAAAACCATCGACAACTTAAAGGCCGATGTTTATTTTGATGGTGATGAAATTCAAATAAAACTTCAAAAAGCCATAATTACCTTGCCGGAAAAGCAACAATTGGTTTTTAAAATGAAGTATTTTGAAGAATTAAAATACGACGAAATAGCAGAAATTTTAGGAACTTCAGTAGGCGCTTTAAAGGCTTCTTATCATCATGCTGTAAAAAAAATTGAAATATATGTTACATCAAATTAA
- a CDS encoding sensor of ECF-type sigma factor: protein MKIKKILPIILFLVSFSFYAQNGKTDEKREKIKAYKVSFLTTELELTSTEAEKFWPIYNAYDDKQFELRHQKMKTFLQRLDDDNINSISEKEAASLLSQMEATDKELYLLRVKYNSDVKKILSAKKILKLKKSEDDFNRKLLKQYRDKAGKD, encoded by the coding sequence ATGAAAATCAAAAAAATACTTCCGATAATTCTGTTTTTAGTAAGCTTTTCTTTTTATGCTCAAAACGGAAAAACAGATGAGAAACGCGAAAAAATTAAGGCTTATAAAGTCTCTTTTTTAACAACTGAGTTAGAATTAACTTCTACTGAAGCTGAGAAATTCTGGCCGATTTATAATGCTTATGACGATAAACAATTCGAATTGAGACATCAGAAAATGAAAACGTTTTTACAACGATTAGATGATGACAATATCAATTCGATTTCTGAAAAAGAAGCAGCATCATTACTTTCTCAAATGGAAGCCACTGATAAAGAATTATATCTTTTAAGAGTTAAATACAACTCAGATGTAAAAAAGATACTTTCGGCAAAAAAGATATTGAAGCTAAAAAAATCTGAAGATGATTTTAATCGAAAATTGCTAAAACAATATCGAGATAAAGCAGGAAAAGATTAA
- a CDS encoding oxidoreductase yields the protein MKKVLLFCGAFILFMSFKTLSESDKRVFYSGFTSIQIDTLFQDKISIRAISIDKNKIWYGADNSRFGYYDLDKKEKFEEHIYRDTLKLEFRSIAQTSKDIFLLSIGNPALLYSVSKKTNKVKLVYKEVNPKIFYDSMQFWNDKEGIAIGDPTEDTFSIIVTRDGGETWTKILSDKLPTNATGEAAFAASNTNIVIQGDDTWLVSGGKKARVFYSPDKAKTWKVVETPIVHGKTMTGIFTADFYDSKNGFIAGGDYESPNKKSDNKAFTKDGGKTWQLIGQEMGFGYASCVQYVPGGNGKEIVCVGSEGIQYSQNGGQNWTQLSTDSKLFTLRFVNRNLAIAAGHNKVVRLRFK from the coding sequence ATGAAAAAAGTATTATTGTTTTGTGGCGCTTTTATTTTATTTATGTCTTTTAAAACGTTGAGTGAGAGTGATAAAAGAGTATTTTATAGTGGTTTCACGTCAATACAAATTGATACTTTATTTCAGGATAAAATTAGTATTAGAGCAATATCAATTGATAAAAATAAAATTTGGTACGGAGCTGATAATTCCCGTTTTGGATACTATGATTTAGACAAAAAAGAGAAATTCGAAGAGCATATTTATCGTGATACTTTAAAGTTAGAGTTCAGAAGTATTGCTCAAACTTCAAAAGATATTTTCTTATTAAGTATTGGTAATCCGGCGTTACTTTATTCTGTTTCTAAAAAAACAAATAAAGTGAAATTAGTGTATAAAGAAGTGAATCCTAAAATATTTTACGATAGTATGCAATTCTGGAATGATAAAGAAGGGATCGCAATTGGAGATCCAACCGAAGATACTTTTTCGATTATTGTGACTCGTGACGGAGGAGAAACATGGACTAAAATTTTGTCTGATAAATTACCAACAAATGCAACAGGCGAAGCAGCTTTTGCAGCCAGTAATACAAATATTGTAATACAGGGAGATGATACATGGTTAGTTTCTGGAGGAAAAAAAGCACGTGTTTTTTATTCTCCGGATAAAGCAAAAACATGGAAAGTAGTTGAAACACCAATTGTTCACGGAAAAACAATGACTGGTATTTTTACAGCAGATTTTTACGATTCAAAAAACGGATTTATTGCCGGTGGTGATTATGAATCTCCAAACAAAAAATCAGACAATAAAGCTTTTACTAAAGATGGTGGAAAGACTTGGCAATTAATTGGTCAGGAAATGGGATTTGGTTACGCGTCATGTGTGCAATATGTTCCGGGCGGAAATGGTAAAGAAATTGTTTGTGTGGGATCTGAAGGAATACAATATTCTCAAAATGGTGGACAAAACTGGACACAATTATCTACAGATTCAAAACTTTTTACACTTCGTTTTGTAAATAGAAACCTTGCGATTGCCGCAGGTCATAATAAAGTAGTTAGACTTCGTTTCAAATAG
- a CDS encoding KUP/HAK/KT family potassium transporter, which yields MSASHKNLHSKLSIGGLLITLGIIYGDIGTSPLYVMKAILGDYAINADIVLGGISCVFWTLTLQTTIKYVLITLSADNHGEGGIFALYALVKKTKIQWLIVPAIIGGSALLADGIITPPISISSAVEGIRAFYPTMETETIVYIVIGILFILFTIQQFGTKLVGKFFAPMMLIWFAMLGTLGAIQIMNHPEVVKAINPYYAYHLLSIHPDGFFVLGFVFLCTTGAEALYSDMGHCGRKNIRISWIFVKTTLVLNYFGQAAYLIHHEGSTLQQLGGENGNPFYLIMPHWFLPFGIVVATLAAVIASQALISGSFTLINEAMRLNFWPKVKIKYPTEVKGQLYIPSINWLLFFGCVGIVLHFQKSGNMEHAYGLAIILCMIMTTILLNYYLIMKRVKLYLMVPLITIYLLIEFSFLFANITKFAEGGYVTLIIAILLISIMTIWYLAKKINKSYTKIIKIDDYKKVLMELSEDLSIPKYATHLVYMTNANRVDELEEKVIYSILQKRPKRADIYWFVHVNILTEPYKTQYKVTEIAKDDIYRIDFNLGFREPTKINLMFREVIRDMVKRGEVDITSRYESLNKNNIIGDFKFVLSEKFLSNDNDLRWHENIIMNSYFFIKKLSLSEERAFGLDSSSVKIEKFPMVLHAPENIGLTRIIK from the coding sequence ATGAGCGCATCGCATAAAAACTTACATAGTAAGTTGTCTATAGGGGGTTTATTGATAACACTGGGAATTATTTATGGAGATATTGGTACTTCTCCATTATATGTAATGAAAGCCATACTTGGCGATTATGCAATTAATGCCGATATTGTTTTAGGTGGTATTTCTTGTGTTTTCTGGACATTGACTTTGCAAACTACAATTAAGTACGTACTTATTACTTTAAGTGCCGACAATCATGGTGAAGGTGGGATTTTTGCTCTTTATGCTTTAGTTAAAAAAACAAAGATTCAGTGGCTCATTGTGCCCGCCATTATTGGAGGAAGTGCCTTACTTGCGGACGGAATTATAACGCCGCCCATCTCGATTTCATCTGCTGTAGAAGGTATTAGAGCTTTCTATCCAACGATGGAAACAGAGACAATTGTTTATATTGTTATCGGGATTTTATTCATTCTATTTACAATTCAACAATTTGGAACTAAACTAGTTGGTAAGTTTTTCGCACCAATGATGTTGATCTGGTTTGCCATGTTGGGAACTTTGGGTGCTATTCAAATCATGAATCATCCTGAGGTTGTAAAAGCTATTAATCCATACTACGCATATCACTTATTATCGATACATCCTGATGGATTTTTCGTTCTTGGTTTTGTATTTTTATGTACAACAGGAGCCGAAGCTTTGTACTCAGACATGGGACACTGCGGAAGAAAAAACATTAGAATTAGCTGGATTTTTGTAAAAACTACTTTAGTATTAAACTACTTTGGTCAGGCAGCCTATTTAATTCATCATGAAGGAAGCACTTTGCAACAATTAGGCGGAGAAAACGGGAATCCATTTTACCTGATTATGCCACATTGGTTTTTACCATTTGGAATTGTAGTTGCAACTCTTGCTGCTGTAATTGCCTCTCAAGCGCTTATCAGTGGATCATTTACTTTGATCAACGAAGCAATGCGTTTGAATTTCTGGCCGAAAGTAAAAATCAAATATCCTACTGAAGTAAAAGGACAATTATATATTCCGTCAATTAACTGGTTATTATTCTTTGGTTGTGTTGGAATCGTTTTACACTTTCAGAAATCAGGAAATATGGAGCACGCATATGGTCTTGCAATCATTTTGTGTATGATCATGACTACGATTTTACTTAATTATTATCTAATAATGAAAAGAGTAAAACTGTATTTAATGGTTCCGCTTATCACAATTTATTTATTGATTGAGTTCAGTTTCTTGTTTGCAAATATCACAAAGTTTGCCGAAGGTGGTTACGTAACATTAATCATTGCAATACTTTTGATTTCGATTATGACGATTTGGTATTTAGCTAAGAAAATCAACAAAAGCTATACTAAAATCATCAAAATTGACGATTATAAAAAAGTATTAATGGAGTTAAGCGAAGACTTATCTATCCCGAAATACGCAACGCATTTGGTTTATATGACTAATGCAAACCGTGTTGATGAACTGGAGGAAAAAGTAATTTACTCAATTTTACAAAAACGTCCAAAAAGAGCTGATATTTACTGGTTTGTACACGTAAACATTCTTACAGAACCTTATAAAACACAATATAAAGTTACTGAAATTGCAAAAGACGATATCTACAGAATCGATTTTAACTTAGGATTCAGAGAACCTACAAAAATCAATTTGATGTTTAGAGAAGTAATCCGAGATATGGTAAAACGTGGCGAAGTAGATATTACAAGCCGTTACGAATCTTTGAACAAAAACAACATTATTGGCGATTTCAAATTTGTATTGTCTGAGAAATTCTTATCAAATGATAACGATTTAAGATGGCACGAAAATATTATCATGAACTCTTACTTCTTTATCAAGAAACTGAGTTTATCTGAAGAAAGAGCTTTTGGTTTAGATAGTAGTTCTGTTAAAATAGAGAAATTCCCAATGGTGCTTCACGCTCCGGAAAATATCGGATTGACCAGAATTATAAAATAA
- a CDS encoding RsmB/NOP family class I SAM-dependent RNA methyltransferase, with translation MRLHRNLVYTTIDSLNAIFNEGEYADKVVARALKKDKRWGSSDRKFVAETIYEIVRWKRLYAEIAEVKEPFDRDNLWRMFAVWAVLRGYPIPDWRQLEGTPERKIKGRFDELSKVRALKESIPDWMDELGVKELGEKVWSTEIAAQNQPAKVILRTNTLKGTKESLRNTLMDLNIETEYLKDQPEALVLKERANVFLTDAFKQGLFEVQDANSQLVAGFLDVKPGMRVVDTCAGAGGKTLHIASLMENKGQLIAMDLYESKLKQLKLRAKRNGAFNIEYRIIDTTKVIKKLHEKADRVLIDAPCSGLGVLKRNPDAKWKLQPEFIDNIRKVQAEVLESYSKIVKPGGKLVYATCSVLPSENQEQVEKFLKTEIGKQFTFIKDRKILASESGFDGFYMALLERKNAVIAE, from the coding sequence ATGAGATTACACAGAAATTTAGTTTATACTACCATCGATTCTTTAAATGCAATTTTCAATGAAGGAGAATATGCAGATAAAGTGGTAGCTAGAGCCTTAAAAAAAGACAAACGTTGGGGAAGTTCTGACAGGAAGTTTGTTGCTGAAACGATATACGAAATTGTTCGTTGGAAACGATTATATGCAGAAATTGCCGAAGTAAAAGAACCTTTCGATAGAGATAATTTATGGAGAATGTTTGCTGTTTGGGCAGTTTTAAGAGGATATCCAATTCCTGATTGGAGACAATTAGAAGGAACTCCTGAAAGAAAAATTAAAGGACGTTTTGACGAACTTTCAAAAGTCAGAGCACTTAAAGAATCTATTCCGGATTGGATGGATGAATTGGGTGTAAAAGAATTAGGAGAAAAAGTTTGGTCGACAGAAATTGCGGCTCAAAACCAACCTGCTAAAGTTATTTTAAGAACAAATACTCTTAAAGGAACTAAAGAAAGTTTGAGAAACACGTTGATGGATTTGAATATTGAAACAGAATATTTAAAAGATCAACCTGAAGCTTTAGTTTTAAAAGAAAGAGCAAACGTGTTTTTAACTGATGCTTTTAAACAAGGACTTTTTGAAGTGCAGGATGCAAACTCACAATTGGTTGCCGGTTTTCTTGATGTAAAACCAGGAATGCGTGTTGTTGATACTTGCGCCGGAGCTGGAGGAAAAACATTGCATATTGCCTCTTTGATGGAAAACAAAGGACAATTGATCGCAATGGATTTATACGAAAGCAAACTGAAACAATTGAAATTAAGAGCAAAAAGGAATGGCGCTTTTAATATTGAATATCGTATTATCGATACCACAAAAGTGATCAAAAAACTACACGAGAAAGCTGATCGTGTTTTAATCGATGCGCCTTGTAGTGGTTTAGGAGTTCTTAAAAGAAATCCTGATGCAAAATGGAAATTACAACCTGAATTTATTGATAACATTCGTAAAGTACAAGCTGAAGTTTTAGAAAGCTATTCTAAAATTGTAAAACCAGGTGGAAAACTGGTTTATGCAACTTGTTCGGTTTTACCATCTGAAAACCAAGAGCAAGTAGAAAAGTTCTTAAAAACAGAAATCGGAAAGCAATTTACTTTTATTAAAGATCGTAAGATTCTAGCTTCTGAATCTGGTTTCGACGGATTCTATATGGCATTGTTAGAACGCAAAAATGCTGTGATTGCAGAATAA